The following coding sequences lie in one Phragmites australis chromosome 8, lpPhrAust1.1, whole genome shotgun sequence genomic window:
- the LOC133926686 gene encoding uncharacterized protein LOC133926686 produces MESEEQPSNGHVPSDPSSEQQVPQQGQGDQNPGADEAELLWKLRKYLMLLAILAAAITYQAGLAPPGGFWQDNLNGHIAGDIVLRVSYPKRYLVFFYCNTTAFMASLVVLILLLIRELSRNAVWLRALQFAMLLGLLGLMGAYAAGSCRELRTSVYIWVLLVGIFAYVTFHVVFFKHLAPHWLKEMFKGIRTYWKDILGSIFRKTQSTTNEPETPSNEPEAHDEAEELERKRSFLLVLATLAATVTYVAGLSPPGGFWADENNPNHLAGDPVLRDHYPRRFKAFLVCNATAFAGSLVIIIMLLSDTAVDHVVQSNALRLCVLVSLFGLMGAYAAGTCREVRTSIFVFSLVGTVFLYLVIQWIEPIVTKPKCVEKTIGWMRKKKTAVIQKLSSFIMWGGGNANIEMHTNPSGPDTQHPSNNRMASIANDAKDDLQKLRTYLLLLGILAATVTYQAGLNPPGGFWTDSDDEHVAGDPILEAMNPRRYKAFFYCNATAFVASLVIITLLQSRLITVSAMKRHILQTAMTLDLFGLMGAYAAGSSRKFSTSVYVFVLALLVFTYVVLHVLLSVALKTRLKGAIDSISEVFHNSTNCLRRNETVDNVNEGKDLEKRRKFLMLLAVLAASVTYQVGISPPGGFWTDNNDGHRAGDPVFHDEFPRRYRVFFYFNATAFMASLAVIMLLVSKRLCDKGLKCYALRICVLVDLISLMGAFAAGSCRKVSTSVYVILVVAAVFIYVMIQVLVLTFAKDKVNDIMKWMFNTKPFGHQHPSMNHRRKRTEHKWRKDLMLIGTLAVTVTYQAGLLPPGGLWPDDQLGHFAGDPILHDTQPTRYKVFFYCNATAFMASMVMVILLLNNTISKYKRSLLAMKTAMVLDLLGLLVAYAAGSCRKLKTSAYIFAIVIAVFIYIVIHVLLSFDEVALLVRKKGEKWMSCLTNLQPSAGELGEVPPAV; encoded by the coding sequence ATGGAGTCTGAAGAGCAGCCTAGCAACGGCCATGTGCCTAGCGACCCTTCCAGTGAGCAACAGGTGCCGCAGCAAGGCCAAGGTGACCAAAATCCTGGCGCGGATGAGGCTGAGCTTCTATGGAAGCTGAGGAAGTACTTGATGCTGCTGGCTATCCTAGCTGCGGCCATCACCTACCAGGCAGGGCTGGCTCCTCCAGGCGGCTTCTGGCAAGACAACCTGAACGGCCACATCGCCGGTGATATTGTGCTGAGAGTCAGCTACCCCAAGCGGTACCTTGTGTTCTTCTACTGTAATACAACTGCATTCATGGCGTCACTCGTTGTCCTGATATTGCTCCTGATCAGGGAGCTAAGCCGCAATGCGGTTTGGCTCCGGGCACTACAATTTGCAATGTTATTGGGTCTGCTCGGACTCATGGGCGCCTATGCTGCCGGGAGTTGCAGGGAGTTGAGGACATCAGTTTACATTTGGGTATTACTTGTTGGCATCTTTGCGTATGTCACATTTCATGTTGTATTCTTTAAGCATCTGGCACCTCATTGGCTGAAAGAAATGTTCAAGGGCATTCGTACATACTGGAAGGATATCCTGGGGAGCATTTTCAGGAAAACACAGAGCACAACAAATGAGCCGGAGACTCCATCAAATGAGCCAGAGGCTCATGACGAGGCGGAAGAACTGGAGCGGAAACGCAGTTTCCTGCTGGTTCTTGCCACATTGGCGGCAACGGTCACATATGTTGCAGGGCTAAGCCCACCAGGTGGCTTCTGGGCTGATGAAAATAATCCTAACCACCTTGCCGGCGATCCAGTGCTGCGAGATCACTATCCCCGCCGGTTCAAGGCATTCTTGGTCTGCAATGCAACTGCTTTTGCTGGATCCCTTGTGATCATCATCATGCTCCTCAGCGATACTGCAGTGGATCATGTTGTCCAGTCCAATGCTTTGCGGTTGTGTGTGCTGGTGAGCCTCTTTGGGCTTATGGGGGCTTATGCTGCTGGGACTTGCAGGGAGGTCCGTACGTCTATCTTTGTATTCTCCCTTGTTGGTACAGTTTTTCTCTACCTTGTCATTCAGTGGATTGAACCTATTGTGACAAAGCCGAAGTGTGTGGAGAAGACCATTGGATGGATGAGAAAGAAGAAGACTGCAGTTATTCAGAAACTGAGTTCTTTCATTATGTGGGGTGGTGGGAATGCAAACATTGAAATGCATACTAACCCATCAGGGCCAGATACGCAACATCCATCCAACAACAGAATGGCAAGCATTGCAAATGACGCTAAGGATGATCTACAAAAACTGCGCACATACCTCCTATTGCTTGGCATCCTTGCTGCCACTGTCACATATCAAGCTGGGTTGAATCCACCAGGTGGCTTTTGGACAGACAGTGATGATGAGCATGTTGCCGGTGACCCAATCTTGGAGGCCATGAACCCAAGGCGCTACAAGGCCTTCTTCTACTGCAATGCCACAGCATTTGTAGCATCTTTGGTGATTATTACCTTACTTCAGAGCCGATTGATTACTGTTAGTGCCATGAAGCGTCACATATTGCAAACAGCCATGACACTGGATCTCTTTGGTCTAATGGGGGCATATGCCGCTGGAAGCAGCAGAAAGTTCTCAACATCTGTGTATGTGTTCGTCTTGGCCCTTCTTGTTTTCACCTATGTCGTACTTCATGTTCTGTTATCTGTGGCTCTCAAGACACGACTGAAGGGGGCAATAGATTCCATATCAGAAGTGTTCCATAATTCCACGAATTGTTTAAGAAGAAACGAAACAGTGGATAATGTTAATGAAGGGAAGGATTTGGAGAAGCGGCGCAAGTTTCTGATGCTGCTTGCAGTTCTAGCAGCTTCCGTCACATACCAAGTTGGCATAAGCCCACCCGGTGGCTTCTGGACCGACAACAACGATGGCCACCGAGCAGGTGACCCAGTGTTCCATGATGAGTTCCCACGCCGCTACAGGGTTTTCTTCTACTTCAATGCCACTGCTTTCATGGCGTCTCTGGCCGTGATTATGTTGCTTGTTAGCAAAAGGCTATGTGACAAGGGCCTTAAGTGCTATGCGCTGCGTATATGCGTTCTGGTTGATCTGATCAGCCTCATGGGTGCTTTTGCTGCTGGAAGCTGCAGGAAAGTGTCGACGTCTGTGTATGTCATTCTTGTCGTTGCTGCAGTGTTTATCTATGTCATGATTCAGGTCCTGGTTCTGACATTTGCAAAAGACAAGGTGAATGACATCATGAAGTGGATGTTTAACACTAAACCTTTTGGGCACCAACATCCATCCATGAATCATAGGAGGAAGAGAACTGAACACAAATGGCGCAAAGATTTGATGCTGATTGGAACTCTTGCAGTCACTGTCACATaccaagctgggctgctcccacCAGGTGGACTTTGGCCTGATGACCAGTTAGGCCATTTTGCAGGTGACCCAATCCTCCATGATACCCAACCGACAAGGTATAAAGTATTCTTCTATTGCAATGCCACGGCATTCATGGCATCAATGGTCATGGTCATCCTCTTGTTGAACAACACAATAAGCAAGTACAAGAGATCCCTTCTTGCTATGAAGACAGCAATGGTACTGGACTTGCTTGGTCTACTTGTAGCATATGCCGCAGGCAGCTGCAGGAAGTTGAAGACATCTGCTTACATTTTTGCGATCGTCATTGCCGTGTTCATCTACATTGTAATTCATGTGTTGCTGTCATTCGATGAAGTAGCTTTGTTGGTGAGAAAGAAGGGAGAAAAGTGGATGTCATGCCTGACAAACCTTCAGCCATCTGCTGGGGAACTGGGAGAGGTGCCTCCGGCTGTGTAG